A window of the Novipirellula caenicola genome harbors these coding sequences:
- a CDS encoding efflux RND transporter periplasmic adaptor subunit, producing the protein MPTFQYLNCCDRLPNPLLAISLTLLTSFLITSDRVLLAQGGPASVVVTAVVEKDISSEQSFVANVKPWRQSTIGSAVDGRVLEFLVDAGQAVTEGQPLAQLRTKTIEIEIAGAEAELALQQAELEELKNGSRPDEIKLAEALRDEAKAKLEYAQAKLARAKRLYTDTAGISVDEFESDQAAALVAAATLAQAESSYRLVVEGPRKERIAQAAARVDRQTQTLEGLRDRHAKYTLKSPFDGFVASELTETGAWVRQGDPVATIIEIDPIEIEVYVPESGIRFVRPGDEVVVLVEAVPGQTFAGVIDQIVPSADPQARTFPVRVRVENAAVEGRHPLLPGMLARVKLPSSEKQTRLMVPKDAIQLGGAAPTLYRVVDGKAMVVPVVMGPSQGSWVAVTPAVSDQLSPNDLVVTRGNERLRPGQDVKITEQQKTTP; encoded by the coding sequence ATGCCGACATTTCAATACCTTAATTGCTGCGATCGCCTTCCCAATCCGTTGCTCGCGATTTCGCTGACCTTGCTGACCAGTTTTCTGATCACAAGTGATCGTGTTTTGCTAGCACAAGGCGGTCCTGCGAGCGTGGTGGTCACGGCGGTCGTGGAAAAGGACATTTCGTCGGAACAGTCATTTGTCGCCAACGTCAAACCGTGGCGTCAAAGTACGATTGGCAGTGCCGTCGATGGCCGTGTTTTAGAGTTCTTGGTCGACGCGGGGCAAGCGGTCACCGAGGGCCAACCGCTTGCACAATTGAGAACGAAGACGATTGAGATCGAAATCGCAGGTGCCGAAGCCGAATTGGCTCTACAGCAAGCAGAGCTCGAAGAGTTAAAGAACGGTTCGCGTCCGGATGAGATCAAACTAGCCGAAGCGTTACGAGACGAGGCCAAAGCCAAACTCGAATACGCTCAAGCCAAACTAGCCCGCGCCAAGCGGTTGTACACCGATACGGCGGGGATCTCGGTCGATGAATTCGAGAGCGACCAAGCGGCAGCCTTGGTAGCCGCCGCGACATTGGCGCAAGCCGAAAGCTCGTATCGGTTGGTGGTCGAGGGGCCTCGCAAGGAACGGATTGCGCAAGCAGCAGCACGAGTGGACAGGCAAACCCAGACGCTCGAAGGGCTGCGGGATCGCCATGCCAAGTACACGTTGAAGTCACCCTTTGACGGCTTTGTCGCGAGCGAGTTGACGGAAACCGGCGCTTGGGTACGCCAAGGCGATCCGGTCGCCACCATAATCGAAATTGATCCAATTGAAATCGAAGTCTACGTGCCTGAGAGCGGCATTCGCTTCGTGCGTCCCGGCGATGAGGTGGTCGTTTTGGTCGAAGCGGTTCCAGGCCAAACGTTTGCCGGGGTGATCGATCAAATCGTGCCATCAGCCGACCCTCAAGCTCGCACGTTTCCAGTGCGGGTGCGAGTGGAGAACGCGGCCGTCGAAGGGCGTCACCCTCTGCTGCCTGGCATGTTGGCGCGAGTCAAATTGCCGTCGAGTGAAAAACAGACGCGTTTGATGGTTCCCAAAGATGCCATCCAGCTAGGCGGGGCGGCTCCGACGCTGTACCGCGTCGTCGATGGCAAGGCGATGGTCGTGCCGGTGGTGATGGGGCCGTCGCAAGGCAGCTGGGTTGCGGTCACGCCCGCAGTATCGGATCAACTCAGTCCGAATGACTTGGTCGTCACTCGCGGCAACGAACGACTTCGCCCGGGGCAAGACGTCAAGATTACGGAGCAACAAAAGACAACCCCTTAA